The following are encoded together in the Cyanobacterium aponinum PCC 10605 genome:
- a CDS encoding four-carbon acid sugar kinase family protein has product MTQAPKIIVLDDDPTGSQTVHSCLLLMKWDIDTLRDGLRDSCPIFFILTNTRALTPETAQQVTQEVCRNLKSAIALEGIQEYLVVSRSDSTLRGHYPLETDVIAQELGEFDAHFLIPAFFEGGRITRDSIHYLMIDGKPTPVHETEFAQDSVFGYSYSYLPDYVEEKTKGKIKAHQVQRFLLDDIRNDTKNRLRELKDNQCVVVDGEKQSDLDQLSTDILTVAQEGKKFLFRSAASILTSLAQLGEQPVKAEAMAEYKPNTNNGVIIVGSHVKKTTQQLKQLLSQPDIFGVEIDVNLLKDDLKNRESLIKSALDKVETILKENKTPVVYTSRQELSFPDIDTRLEFGKQVSAVLMDIVRGLPKDIGFLISKGGITSNDVLSDGLALKEARLLGQILAGCSVIITPDNHHLFPSLPVVLFPGNVGDENGLVTVYQRLNNNKGS; this is encoded by the coding sequence ATGACTCAAGCACCGAAAATAATTGTTCTTGATGATGATCCTACGGGTTCTCAAACGGTTCATAGTTGTTTATTATTGATGAAGTGGGATATTGACACTTTAAGAGATGGTTTGCGTGATTCTTGCCCTATTTTTTTCATTCTCACTAATACCCGTGCTTTAACTCCTGAAACAGCCCAACAAGTTACTCAAGAAGTTTGTCGTAATCTCAAAAGTGCGATCGCACTGGAAGGAATACAAGAGTATTTAGTTGTAAGCAGATCAGATTCAACTCTTAGAGGACATTATCCTCTAGAAACCGACGTAATTGCCCAAGAATTGGGAGAATTTGACGCTCACTTCTTGATTCCTGCATTTTTTGAAGGAGGAAGAATTACCCGTGACTCTATTCACTATTTAATGATTGACGGTAAACCAACCCCCGTGCATGAAACCGAATTTGCTCAAGACTCTGTTTTCGGTTACAGTTATAGTTACTTACCTGATTATGTAGAAGAAAAAACAAAAGGTAAAATTAAAGCCCATCAAGTACAGAGATTTTTACTAGATGATATTAGAAATGATACAAAAAACCGTCTGAGGGAATTAAAAGATAATCAATGTGTAGTGGTGGATGGAGAAAAACAATCAGATTTGGATCAACTTTCCACTGATATATTAACAGTAGCTCAAGAAGGGAAAAAATTTTTATTTCGTAGTGCCGCTAGTATTTTAACATCCCTTGCCCAATTGGGAGAGCAACCAGTGAAAGCAGAAGCTATGGCAGAGTATAAGCCCAATACCAATAATGGTGTAATTATAGTTGGTTCTCATGTCAAAAAGACAACTCAACAGTTAAAACAATTATTATCTCAACCCGATATTTTTGGCGTCGAAATTGATGTCAATTTATTAAAAGATGACTTGAAAAATAGAGAATCATTAATTAAATCTGCTTTAGATAAAGTTGAGACTATTCTTAAAGAAAATAAAACTCCAGTAGTTTACACCAGTCGCCAAGAATTAAGTTTTCCTGATATTGACACTCGCTTGGAATTTGGGAAACAAGTATCCGCAGTGTTAATGGATATTGTGAGGGGATTACCAAAAGACATTGGCTTCCTCATTAGTAAAGGGGGTATTACTTCCAATGATGTTTTAAGTGATGGTTTAGCCTTAAAAGAAGCAAGATTATTAGGGCAAATTTTAGCTGGATGTTCTGTAATTATTACACCAGACAATCATCATCTTTTTCCTAGCTTACCTGTTGTGTTATTCCCGGGTAATGTGGGGGATGAAAATGGTTTAGTTACCGTTTATCAAAGATTGAATAATAACAAAGGCAGTTAA